Proteins encoded by one window of Paroedura picta isolate Pp20150507F chromosome 9, Ppicta_v3.0, whole genome shotgun sequence:
- the CBLN2 gene encoding cerebellin-2 — translation MAGRRRRRLGGRWGALSGRAGGPSCLAGALALLLLLLPAACPAGGALNDTEPIVLEGKCLVVCDSSPSADGAITSSLGISVRSGSAKVAFSATRSTNHEPSEMSNRTMTIYFDQVLVNIGNHFDLASSIFVAPRKGIYSFSFHVVKVYNRQTIQVSLMQNGYPVISAFAGDQDVTREAASNGVLLLMEREDKVHLKLERGNLMGGWKYSTFSGFLVFPL, via the exons atggccgggcggcggcggcggcggctgggcgggcgctggggggcgctgtcggggcgggcgggcggcccgTCGTGCCTGGCGGGGGCGCTggccctgctgctcctgctgctgccggcCGCTTGCCCGGCGGGGGGCGCGCTGAACGACACGGAGCCCATCGTGCTGGAGGGCAAGTGCCTGGTGGTGTGCGACTCCAGCCCGTCCGCCGACGGCGCCATCACCTCCTCGCTCGGCATCTCCGTCCGCTCCGGCAGCGCCAAGGTGGCCTTCTCGGCCACGCGCAGCACCAACCACGAGCCCTCCGAGATGAGCAACCGCACCATGACCATCTACTTCGACCAG GTGTTAGTTAATATTGGCAACCATTTTGACCTGGCTTCCAGTATATTTGTAGCACCGAGAAAAGGGATTTATAGTTTCAGCTTCCACGTTGTGAAAGTGTATAACAGACAAACTATCCAG gtAAGTTTAATGCAAAATGGCTATCCAGTGATTTCTGCGTTTGCTGGGGATCAAGATGTCACCAGAGAAGCAGCCAGCAACGGGGTCTTGCTTCTtatggaaagggaagacaaagtgCATCTCAAACTGGAGCGGGGAAACCTTATGGGAGGGTGGAAATATTCAACCTTTTCTGGCTTCTTAGTCTTTCCACTATAA